One genomic window of Methyloceanibacter sp. wino2 includes the following:
- a CDS encoding Ivy family c-type lysozyme inhibitor codes for MRLSFLLALLLSLSSPALAQEAAAPAGPVLGDLLKNPAYFNAWQAIAGGKEAPDWLQEYTQTLDGPPVPSIPVAIDNQTYSLAFTCKPNECEQFQIFVLFAPDGSKAWALMGSPLTGVNWLGEPDERIRAAITAALQK; via the coding sequence ATGCGCCTTTCCTTTCTGCTGGCCCTGTTGCTGTCGCTTAGTTCGCCTGCGCTCGCCCAAGAGGCGGCCGCACCGGCGGGGCCTGTCCTCGGAGACCTCCTCAAGAACCCCGCCTATTTCAACGCCTGGCAAGCCATTGCCGGCGGCAAGGAAGCGCCTGACTGGCTGCAGGAGTACACCCAGACCCTGGATGGGCCTCCGGTGCCCAGCATTCCCGTCGCCATCGACAATCAGACCTACTCGCTGGCTTTCACGTGCAAGCCGAATGAGTGCGAGCAGTTCCAGATCTTCGTCCTTTTCGCCCCGGACGGAAGCAAGGCATGGGCGCTCATGGGCTCGCCCCTGACCGGCGTGAACTGGCTCGGCGAGCCGGACGAACGCATTCGCGCCGCCATCACCGCGGCCCTGCAGAAATAG
- a CDS encoding zinc-dependent alcohol dehydrogenase family protein translates to MAAMLLEQAGQPLRSATLPVPAPGPGQILLKVLACGVCRTDLHIYDGELDHPKLPLVLGHEIVGRVEALGPDTSGFEVGMRVGVPWLGYTDGTCRYCREGHENLCDEPKFTGYQIDGGYAAYTVADERYCFAIPDGYSDAEAAPLLCAGLIGYRSFKMAEDALQGETKRLGIYGFGAAAHIVAQVARYQGCAVYAFTSPGDTQAQDFARSLGAVWAGGSDEQAPDELDAALIFAPVGPLIPAALKAVRKGGVVVCGGIHMSEIPAFSYDILWEEREIRSVANLTRDDAREFLALAPEVPVRTTVVPMKLSEANEALTRLREGALTGAAVLIP, encoded by the coding sequence ATGGCAGCGATGCTTTTGGAACAGGCCGGCCAGCCGCTCCGTTCCGCGACGCTGCCGGTTCCCGCGCCGGGCCCTGGGCAAATTCTGCTGAAGGTCCTGGCCTGCGGGGTCTGCCGCACGGACCTGCACATCTATGATGGCGAACTCGACCATCCGAAGCTCCCCCTCGTACTTGGCCATGAGATCGTCGGCCGCGTGGAAGCGCTCGGGCCCGATACATCCGGCTTCGAGGTGGGCATGCGTGTCGGCGTTCCGTGGCTTGGTTATACGGACGGCACCTGCCGCTACTGCCGCGAGGGCCATGAGAACCTCTGCGACGAGCCGAAGTTTACGGGCTACCAGATCGACGGGGGCTATGCCGCCTACACGGTCGCCGACGAGCGCTACTGCTTCGCAATTCCCGACGGCTATTCCGATGCGGAGGCCGCGCCCCTGCTGTGCGCCGGGCTCATCGGCTACCGCTCTTTCAAAATGGCCGAGGACGCACTGCAGGGCGAAACGAAGCGGCTCGGCATCTACGGGTTCGGCGCGGCGGCCCATATCGTCGCTCAGGTGGCGCGGTATCAGGGATGCGCCGTATACGCCTTTACCTCACCCGGCGACACACAGGCTCAAGATTTCGCCCGCTCCCTCGGCGCCGTTTGGGCTGGCGGGTCCGATGAACAAGCCCCTGATGAACTGGACGCGGCGCTCATCTTCGCCCCTGTCGGACCGCTCATACCTGCGGCTTTGAAGGCGGTTCGCAAGGGCGGCGTAGTTGTCTGCGGCGGTATCCATATGAGTGAAATTCCGGCCTTCTCCTACGACATCCTGTGGGAGGAACGCGAAATCCGCTCGGTCGCGAACCTGACGCGCGACGATGCGCGCGAGTTTCTCGCGCTGGCGCCCGAAGTTCCGGTGCGAACGACGGTCGTGCCGATGAAGCTCTCGGAGGCGAACGAAGCGCTGACGCGCCTGCGCGAAGGGGCCCTGACGGGCGCCGCCGTCCTTATTCCCTAG
- a CDS encoding response regulator transcription factor, translating into MTKILIVDDHPMFREALRSAVKFSRDDAEILEAGSIEAAHEVIRDEPGIEIVLLDLSLPGTTGFDGLMLLRSAFPRTPIMIVSGLDDPKIVQEAIRLGAAGFVPKSVDKATLAQGLSEVLSGSVFVPPELAQNAQGPRAASRASDIADLVANLTPAQMRVLQLIRHGQLNKQIAYELGVSETTVKAHVSEILRKLNVVSRTQAVIKTSQLDFDAIAGDEGAPSS; encoded by the coding sequence ATGACAAAGATCCTGATCGTTGACGATCATCCTATGTTTCGCGAGGCCTTGCGCAGCGCCGTGAAGTTTTCGCGCGACGATGCCGAAATTCTCGAAGCCGGCAGCATCGAGGCCGCGCATGAGGTCATTCGGGACGAACCCGGTATCGAGATCGTGCTGCTGGACCTTTCCCTACCCGGAACGACCGGCTTCGACGGCCTCATGCTTCTGCGTTCGGCATTTCCAAGAACGCCGATCATGATCGTGTCCGGCCTCGACGACCCGAAAATCGTCCAGGAAGCCATCCGGCTCGGTGCCGCGGGCTTCGTGCCGAAATCCGTCGACAAGGCCACGCTGGCCCAAGGCCTGTCGGAGGTCCTGAGCGGCTCGGTCTTCGTGCCGCCGGAACTGGCGCAGAACGCACAAGGGCCACGGGCTGCATCGCGCGCCAGCGATATCGCGGATCTGGTGGCCAACCTCACGCCCGCGCAGATGCGCGTTCTTCAGCTCATTCGCCATGGCCAACTGAACAAGCAGATCGCCTACGAGCTCGGGGTGAGCGAGACGACCGTCAAGGCCCATGTCTCGGAGATCCTGCGTAAGCTGAACGTGGTGAGCCGCACCCAGGCCGTAATCAAGACGTCGCAACTCGACTTCGACGCGATCGCGGGAGACGAAGGCGCGCCCAGCAGCTAG
- a CDS encoding hybrid sensor histidine kinase/response regulator — MRRDEHDESMSGSEDEGLERRVEKLAKINAVLMDRVERSMDQQGNAFSLFQTAIGLDAKVRSRTEELTAVLRRLECSNEALVEAKDEAERANLSKTRFLAAASHDLLQPLNAARLTISVLSDLQESDDARHLAGRVDQSLQTIEDLIKTLLDISKLDAGVVTPEIQSFPLDEVLDVLEASFLPQAEAKGLKLKVRRSGLFVQSDPLLLQRVLQNLVSNAVRYTSKGGVLIGARKRGEKCLIDVVDTGCGISEVELETMFEEFYRGAAAAKSDHAGLGLGLSIVQRTVQALGHTLEVRSRPERGSTFRLTLDCADGATSHEVRQPAERTSPEVTRGAAVVVIENDRDVLDATVRLLTNWSCTTLAGSRLDEVEQALADLGRAPDIALVDYHLDEGRTGVDAVKALRDRFGADFPAVVVTGDWSPEVAADVSAAKCELLRKPTRPAELRALMTHLLGTYAAPKA, encoded by the coding sequence ATGCGTCGGGATGAGCATGACGAGTCCATGAGCGGTTCCGAAGATGAGGGGCTGGAGCGGCGCGTCGAGAAGCTCGCCAAGATCAATGCCGTCCTGATGGACCGCGTCGAGCGGTCGATGGATCAGCAGGGCAACGCCTTTTCTCTGTTCCAAACCGCGATCGGCCTCGATGCGAAGGTTCGCTCCCGAACGGAAGAGCTGACCGCTGTCCTACGCCGTCTCGAATGTTCGAACGAAGCGCTTGTCGAGGCGAAGGACGAGGCCGAACGCGCCAATCTCAGTAAGACGCGCTTTCTGGCGGCGGCCAGCCACGACCTTCTGCAGCCGCTGAACGCAGCGCGTCTGACCATCTCGGTCCTTTCCGACCTGCAGGAGAGCGACGACGCGCGGCACTTGGCCGGGCGTGTCGATCAATCCCTGCAAACGATCGAGGACTTGATCAAGACGCTGCTCGATATTTCGAAGCTCGATGCCGGCGTCGTCACCCCGGAGATCCAGTCCTTCCCCCTCGACGAGGTGCTCGACGTGCTCGAGGCCAGCTTCTTGCCGCAAGCAGAAGCCAAAGGGCTGAAGCTCAAGGTCCGCCGTTCGGGTCTCTTCGTCCAAAGTGATCCGTTGCTTCTGCAACGCGTGCTGCAGAACCTCGTCTCCAATGCGGTGCGCTATACGTCGAAGGGTGGCGTTCTCATCGGTGCGCGCAAGCGCGGCGAGAAGTGCCTGATCGACGTGGTCGACACCGGCTGCGGGATCTCGGAGGTCGAACTCGAGACGATGTTCGAGGAGTTCTATCGAGGCGCTGCAGCCGCCAAGAGCGACCACGCAGGCCTCGGACTCGGTCTTTCGATCGTGCAGCGCACGGTCCAGGCGTTGGGGCACACCCTCGAGGTTCGGTCGAGGCCGGAGAGGGGCTCAACCTTCCGGCTCACGCTCGACTGTGCCGACGGCGCGACGTCACATGAGGTCCGTCAGCCGGCGGAGCGTACCAGCCCGGAGGTCACGCGCGGCGCAGCCGTTGTTGTCATCGAGAACGACCGGGATGTTCTCGACGCGACGGTCCGCCTGCTGACCAATTGGTCCTGCACCACATTGGCCGGGTCCCGTCTCGATGAGGTCGAACAGGCGCTGGCCGACCTCGGGCGCGCACCGGATATCGCGCTAGTCGACTATCATCTCGACGAGGGGCGGACCGGCGTCGATGCCGTGAAGGCCTTGCGCGACCGGTTCGGCGCGGATTTTCCGGCCGTCGTGGTGACCGGCGACTGGAGCCCCGAGGTCGCCGCCGATGTGTCGGCAGCCAAATGCGAACTCCTCCGTAAGCCCACGCGTCCGGCGGAGCTACGCGCCCTGATGACCCATTTGTTGGGGACGTACGCCGCGCCGAAAGCCTAG
- a CDS encoding FIST N-terminal domain-containing protein, which produces MPRAHAERRACGVQTAWTCADTPETAVAEIAGVVDPSDIGQLLVFFSQPYEAEGLIAALSEAFSGVPVAGCSTSGEITSDGFSERSVLVVAFPKSGFRFVSCVIPEVRSLSVDRASEVVQALRARLDKDNGERHPNLFAISLIDGLSRCEEAIVSAIAWALGDVPLVGGSAGDGLTLSGTSLLHDGRVHRGAALLLLVETEHPVRSFCCDHFEPTDTKLVVTASDTSTRTVYELNAEPAALEYASSVGLEPSSLAPMSFAAHPVVVRIGGDYYCRSIQRVNDDGSLSFFCAIDDGVVLTVAEPRDMVKSMEAELERLDADVGGVDFVLGFECVLRRLDAENRQMKHKVSDLYRRYHVVGFHTYGEQYNAMHLNQTFTGVAIGRQGAN; this is translated from the coding sequence GTGCCCAGAGCGCATGCAGAACGTCGGGCTTGTGGCGTCCAGACGGCCTGGACCTGTGCCGACACCCCGGAAACGGCGGTTGCCGAGATCGCCGGGGTCGTGGATCCGTCCGATATCGGGCAGCTTCTGGTCTTTTTCTCCCAGCCCTACGAGGCGGAGGGGCTCATCGCGGCCCTGTCCGAGGCTTTCTCCGGCGTCCCGGTTGCAGGCTGCAGCACGTCCGGAGAGATCACGTCGGACGGATTCAGCGAGCGCAGTGTCCTCGTGGTGGCTTTTCCGAAGTCGGGCTTTCGCTTCGTCAGTTGCGTCATTCCCGAGGTGCGCTCCCTGAGTGTGGACCGCGCCTCTGAGGTCGTGCAGGCCCTGCGCGCGCGGCTCGACAAGGACAATGGCGAGCGCCACCCCAACCTTTTTGCTATCTCGCTGATCGACGGTCTGTCCCGATGCGAAGAGGCCATCGTGTCCGCAATCGCTTGGGCGCTCGGCGACGTGCCGCTGGTGGGCGGCTCGGCGGGCGACGGGTTGACGCTCTCCGGCACGAGCCTGCTGCATGACGGGCGGGTCCATCGAGGCGCGGCGCTGTTGCTTCTCGTCGAGACCGAGCACCCCGTGCGCAGTTTCTGTTGCGATCATTTCGAGCCGACCGACACCAAGCTCGTCGTCACGGCCTCCGACACATCGACCCGAACCGTCTACGAACTCAATGCCGAGCCTGCGGCCTTGGAATATGCAAGCTCGGTGGGGCTCGAGCCGTCCTCCTTGGCGCCCATGAGCTTCGCGGCCCATCCCGTGGTCGTGCGCATCGGCGGCGACTATTATTGCCGGTCCATTCAGCGGGTGAACGACGACGGGTCGTTGTCCTTCTTTTGCGCCATCGACGACGGAGTGGTGCTCACCGTGGCCGAGCCGAGAGACATGGTGAAGTCGATGGAGGCCGAGTTGGAACGTCTGGACGCGGATGTCGGGGGCGTCGATTTCGTCTTGGGATTCGAATGCGTGCTGCGGCGGCTCGATGCCGAGAACCGGCAGATGAAGCACAAGGTCAGCGACCTCTACCGCCGCTACCATGTCGTCGGGTTCCATACCTATGGCGAGCAATACAACGCCATGCATCTCAACCAGACCTTCACCGGCGTCGCGATCGGACGGCAGGGAGCCAACTGA
- the adh gene encoding aldehyde dehydrogenase produces MLHEVIETLNARVALRSRYDNFIGGDWVAPVDGRYFDNLSPVTGKSVCQIARSQTADVDLALDAAHKAREAWGKTAPAERAKLLNKIADRMEENLQLLAAVETIDNGKPIRETTAADIPLAIDHFRYFASCVRAQEGTLGELDHDTVAYHFHEPLGVVGQIIPWNFPILMACWKLAPALAAGNCVVMKPAEQTPMSIMVLMDLVGDILPAGVLNIVNGFGVEAGKPLAQSPRIAKIAFTGETTTGRLIMQYASENLIPVTLELGGKSPNIFFADVMAENDDYFDKALEGFAMFALNQGEVCTCPSRALVQESIYDRFMEKAIARVEKIKLGNPLEMDTMIGAQASNDQLEKILSYVDIGTKEGAELLTGGERAIHEGDLAEGYYVKPTVFRGHNKMRIFQEEIFGPVLSVTTFKDDAEALEIANDTLYGLGSGVWTRDINRAYHFGRGIQAGRVWTNCYHLYPAHAAFGGYKKSGIGRETHKMMLDHYQQTKNMLVSYSPKALGFF; encoded by the coding sequence ATGCTTCACGAGGTCATAGAAACCCTAAATGCGCGCGTGGCCCTCCGGTCGCGCTACGACAATTTCATCGGCGGCGACTGGGTCGCGCCGGTGGATGGGCGCTATTTCGACAATCTCAGCCCCGTCACCGGTAAGTCCGTCTGTCAGATCGCCCGTTCTCAGACCGCCGATGTCGATCTTGCTCTCGACGCGGCCCACAAGGCCCGCGAAGCCTGGGGCAAGACGGCGCCGGCGGAACGCGCCAAGCTTCTCAACAAGATCGCCGACCGCATGGAGGAGAACCTCCAGCTGCTAGCGGCTGTCGAAACCATCGACAACGGCAAGCCGATCCGCGAGACCACGGCGGCCGACATTCCGCTTGCCATCGACCATTTCCGTTATTTCGCCTCTTGCGTCCGCGCCCAGGAAGGCACGCTCGGGGAATTGGACCACGACACCGTTGCCTATCATTTCCATGAGCCTCTCGGCGTCGTCGGCCAGATCATTCCTTGGAACTTCCCGATTTTGATGGCGTGCTGGAAACTCGCTCCCGCGCTTGCCGCCGGCAATTGCGTGGTGATGAAGCCGGCCGAGCAGACGCCCATGTCGATCATGGTGCTGATGGACTTGGTCGGGGATATCCTGCCCGCGGGCGTCCTCAACATCGTGAACGGTTTTGGCGTCGAGGCCGGCAAGCCCCTGGCCCAGAGCCCGCGCATCGCCAAGATCGCCTTCACGGGCGAAACCACGACCGGCCGCCTCATCATGCAGTACGCCTCGGAAAACCTGATCCCCGTGACGCTGGAACTCGGCGGCAAGTCACCGAACATCTTCTTCGCCGACGTGATGGCCGAGAACGACGATTATTTCGACAAGGCGCTCGAAGGCTTCGCGATGTTCGCGCTGAACCAGGGCGAGGTCTGCACCTGCCCGTCGCGCGCGCTGGTGCAGGAATCGATCTACGATCGCTTCATGGAGAAGGCGATCGCCCGCGTCGAGAAGATCAAGTTGGGCAACCCGCTCGAGATGGACACGATGATCGGCGCCCAGGCGTCCAACGATCAGCTCGAAAAGATCCTCTCCTATGTCGATATCGGCACCAAGGAAGGCGCCGAGTTGCTGACCGGCGGCGAGCGCGCCATTCATGAAGGCGATCTTGCCGAGGGCTACTACGTCAAGCCGACGGTGTTCCGCGGCCACAACAAGATGCGCATCTTCCAGGAAGAGATCTTCGGCCCGGTTCTTTCCGTGACGACCTTCAAGGACGATGCGGAAGCACTGGAGATCGCCAACGACACGCTCTACGGCCTCGGCTCTGGCGTGTGGACCCGCGATATCAACCGCGCCTACCATTTCGGGCGCGGCATCCAGGCCGGCCGTGTTTGGACCAACTGCTACCACCTCTACCCGGCCCACGCGGCCTTTGGCGGCTACAAGAAGTCCGGCATCGGGCGCGAGACCCACAAGATGATGCTCGACCACTACCAGCAGACCAAGAACATGCTGGTGAGCTACAGCCCCAAAGCGCTGGGCTTCTTCTAG
- a CDS encoding DUF779 domain-containing protein, which translates to MVERVLATDAALELIDRLRHKYGPLMFHQSGGCSYGSAPMCHLDREFTLGRNDIRLGEIGGCPVYMDADQFENYRHVQLTVDVAAGHGSAFSMETPEGRRFLMRSRNLTSDEEAALKIAEQSDGARTRHEGERING; encoded by the coding sequence ATGGTTGAGCGCGTTTTGGCGACGGATGCGGCTCTCGAACTCATCGACAGGCTCCGACATAAGTACGGACCGCTGATGTTTCATCAGTCCGGCGGATGCAGCTACGGATCCGCCCCGATGTGTCACCTGGACCGCGAGTTCACGCTCGGCCGGAATGATATTCGCCTCGGTGAGATCGGGGGCTGCCCTGTTTACATGGACGCCGATCAGTTCGAAAATTATCGGCATGTTCAGCTTACCGTCGACGTTGCCGCGGGCCATGGCTCCGCTTTCTCGATGGAAACGCCCGAGGGGCGCCGCTTTCTCATGCGGAGCCGGAACCTCACCAGCGACGAAGAGGCCGCATTGAAGATTGCGGAGCAGTCGGATGGCGCCAGAACGCGACACGAAGGAGAGCGGATCAATGGTTGA
- a CDS encoding DUF779 domain-containing protein, with protein sequence MVERVLATDAALELIDKLRDMHGPLMFHQSGGCCDGSAPMCYPAGEFRTGASDVQLGEIGGCPFYMSSDQFEYWKHTQLTIDVVKGRGAGFSLEAPEGVRFLTRGRVFTDEEADALAAEAEAAS encoded by the coding sequence ATGGTTGAACGGGTTTTAGCAACGGATGCGGCTCTCGAGCTGATCGACAAGCTGAGAGACATGCATGGGCCTTTGATGTTTCATCAGTCCGGCGGGTGCTGCGACGGATCCGCGCCCATGTGCTACCCCGCAGGTGAATTCCGGACTGGTGCAAGCGACGTGCAACTCGGAGAGATTGGCGGCTGTCCCTTCTACATGAGCTCCGATCAGTTCGAGTATTGGAAGCACACGCAGCTCACGATCGACGTGGTCAAGGGACGGGGTGCAGGGTTCTCTCTCGAAGCGCCGGAAGGCGTCCGGTTCCTGACGCGAGGCCGCGTCTTCACGGACGAAGAAGCCGATGCGCTCGCGGCGGAAGCGGAAGCCGCCTCCTAG
- the ybaL gene encoding YbaL family putative K(+) efflux transporter, producing MLHVPPLVSTLTIGLVLAFSLGLVAHRLKFPPLVGYLVAGIVIGFAPAVGADQNIANQLSEVGVILLLFGVGLHFSVQDLLSVRAIAIPGAIAQGLLATPLGMAVGWALGWNPAAGFIFGLALSVASTVVLLRMLQERRLLETERGKITIGWLIVQDIAMVLALVLLPAITGLFQGEAPPDATVMLTQVAEVVGKLLVFTLAMLVVGKKLIPALLHYVAHTGSRELFRLAVLSIALGFAFLAAELFGVSLALGAFFAGMVLSESQLSQQAATESLPLRDAFAVLFFVSVGMLFHPAIMIDAPLAVLATVAIIVIGKSIAAFAVVRLFGQSSDTGLMISASLSQIGEFSFILASLGLTLGVLPSEGRDLILAGAIITILLNPLLFGALDRYFAWRDQARAEEAIPETKEEESEEKEATPTREPIPETALTDHVVLIGHGRVGRYVSKQLLEKGIPVYIIEDDAEDAADLTANGVEALHGNAADPEVLKSAKLGEARCLLVAIPDAFEGGQVVEQARAINPKLRIVARAHSEAEIDHLAKHGADFVVMGEHEIGKAMLGELNAQERPITDAMAGMATAGPIRGGR from the coding sequence ATGCTACATGTGCCACCACTCGTTTCGACGCTGACGATTGGTCTGGTGCTTGCCTTCAGCCTGGGTCTCGTTGCCCACCGGCTGAAGTTCCCGCCGCTCGTGGGATACCTGGTGGCGGGTATCGTCATTGGCTTCGCGCCCGCGGTCGGCGCCGACCAGAACATCGCCAACCAGCTATCTGAAGTCGGTGTGATTCTGCTGCTGTTCGGCGTCGGGCTCCACTTCTCCGTTCAGGATCTGTTGTCGGTTCGCGCCATCGCGATCCCCGGCGCCATTGCACAGGGTCTTCTCGCCACGCCGCTCGGCATGGCCGTCGGTTGGGCGCTTGGCTGGAATCCGGCCGCCGGTTTCATCTTCGGTCTTGCCCTGTCCGTGGCCAGTACCGTCGTACTCCTGCGTATGCTGCAGGAGCGCCGCCTGCTCGAGACGGAGCGCGGCAAGATCACCATCGGCTGGCTGATCGTTCAGGACATCGCCATGGTTCTGGCTTTGGTGCTCTTGCCGGCCATCACCGGGCTCTTCCAGGGCGAGGCGCCGCCCGACGCGACCGTGATGTTGACGCAGGTCGCCGAGGTGGTCGGCAAGCTCCTCGTGTTCACCCTGGCCATGCTCGTTGTCGGCAAGAAGCTGATCCCGGCGTTGCTTCACTATGTAGCGCACACGGGCAGCCGGGAGCTGTTTCGCCTCGCGGTGCTGTCCATCGCACTCGGCTTCGCGTTCCTCGCGGCTGAACTCTTCGGCGTCTCTCTGGCGCTCGGCGCCTTCTTCGCCGGCATGGTGCTGAGCGAGTCCCAGCTCAGCCAACAAGCGGCGACGGAATCGCTGCCTCTGCGCGATGCCTTTGCGGTCCTGTTCTTCGTCTCCGTGGGCATGTTGTTCCACCCCGCGATCATGATCGATGCACCGCTTGCCGTGCTGGCAACCGTCGCGATCATCGTCATCGGCAAATCCATCGCGGCCTTCGCGGTGGTGCGTTTGTTTGGGCAGTCATCGGACACGGGCCTGATGATCTCCGCGTCGCTCTCTCAGATCGGCGAGTTCTCCTTCATCCTTGCGAGCCTCGGCCTGACCTTGGGCGTCCTGCCCAGCGAAGGGCGCGATCTGATCCTGGCCGGCGCCATCATCACGATCCTGTTGAACCCGCTTCTGTTCGGGGCGCTGGACCGTTACTTCGCTTGGCGCGACCAGGCGCGCGCCGAAGAGGCCATACCGGAGACCAAGGAAGAGGAGAGCGAGGAAAAGGAAGCCACCCCGACCCGCGAACCCATTCCCGAGACGGCCTTGACCGACCATGTGGTCCTGATCGGCCATGGACGCGTGGGGCGGTATGTCTCAAAGCAACTTCTGGAGAAGGGCATCCCTGTCTACATCATCGAGGACGACGCAGAGGATGCCGCCGACCTGACCGCGAACGGCGTTGAGGCTCTGCACGGCAACGCGGCCGATCCAGAAGTCCTCAAGTCGGCCAAGCTCGGGGAAGCACGGTGCCTGCTGGTGGCTATTCCCGACGCCTTCGAAGGCGGGCAGGTGGTCGAGCAGGCCCGCGCCATCAATCCGAAGCTCCGGATCGTGGCGCGCGCCCATTCGGAAGCCGAAATCGATCATCTCGCCAAGCACGGTGCGGACTTCGTGGTGATGGGCGAGCATGAGATCGGCAAGGCCATGCTCGGCGAACTGAATGCCCAGGAACGGCCAATCACCGATGCGATGGCCGGCATGGCGACGGCGGGTCCTATCCGCGGCGGCCGCTAG